The sequence below is a genomic window from Thermogemmatispora onikobensis.
CCGCTGCCGCTGACGCATGTCGGCGTCACGTTCGAGCTGCAGCGCGAGCAGGGGCTCATCCTGATCGAGACAAGCACACGCACAACCTACAAGACCGGCGTCGAGGTGGAGGCGCTGACAGCGGCAACAGTGGCCGCGTTGACCATCTACGATATGTGCAAGGCGGTCGACCACACGATCACGCTGGAGCAGGCTTACGTGGCGCGCAAGAGCGGGGGCCAGCACGGCCTGGTTGAGTTCTCGCCGGAGGCACCTGCTTCCTGATGCGAGCGGGGACCCGCAGTCTGGTCCGGCCTACCCTCGTCCGCCCATCGACCGGGCGAGAGCGACGGACCGGACCGCGGACTGCGCTGCTGGTCACTCAGGCCAGGACGCGCTGGCGCTGGCGATAGCGGATGCAGAAGGTG
It includes:
- the moaC gene encoding cyclic pyranopterin monophosphate synthase MoaC gives rise to the protein MPIPGPEESSAQLSHVDAGGHVRMVDVSEKAETRREATARARVRLQPQTLALIEQNQIAKGNVLEVARIAAIMAAKATPQLIPLCHPLPLTHVGVTFELQREQGLILIETSTRTTYKTGVEVEALTAATVAALTIYDMCKAVDHTITLEQAYVARKSGGQHGLVEFSPEAPAS